Sequence from the Bacillus mesophilus genome:
AGCTTGTAATGGCTTCGTGATTGAGATGGTTAAACGATAGCTTAAAAGAATAGAAGCAAGTATTAAAATAACAGATCCGATCGCTGCAACTGCAATAACCATTCCAATCTTACTTTTTAAACTTTCTTGTATTTGTTCATAGTGCGTTGATGCGTATAAGTTTAATAGATGTATATCATTAATTACTCCGTCCGTTCGAATGGACTGTCTTTTAACCTCTGCAGCATTATTACTTTCTAATGCTAGTTTAGCTTCAGCATGAAGGTTTTCGAATTTAACTTTAGACTTCTTAATGACTTCACTCATGAGTGGAATAGAACTTAATTGTTCAACAGAATTAAAGCTTTCTTGAGTAGAACTTAGCTGATTAAAAGCTTCTGCTTTATTTCCTTCCGTCATATTGAAAGAGAAATTGTTTAAACTTTGCTTTGTAATCTTTATTTCTGCATCTAAATGTTGCACAGATAGTAAGAATGGTACAAAATTCGTATTGGATTTATCAATCTCAATCATCTTTACAATAATATACCCAATCATAGCAATGGCAAGAACCAAGCCAATCATTGATTGTAACATTAGCTTCTTTTTCAAATTCATAGCATCCACCTCCTTAGGTTTTATTCAGTTACAGTAATAGTTCCTGATTTGATGTTTTCTTTGTTAGTTTCGATTATGTTTAGTTGTTGCTCAGTAAACGGAATAATTCGAATTGGTGCTAGATCCACACCATTTTCCTTTAGTCCTAGCTCAACATGTCCAGTAGGAAGTTCTCCATTTTCAACAAATGTCGAGATTACTTGATAAAGAGCAACATCTACATTTTTGAGCATGGACGTGATCACAGCCTTCTCTGCATAAAAGTATTGATCACTATCAACACCAATTGCATAAATTCCTTTGTTTTGTGCTTCTCTCAATACACCCACTCCGGTAAATCCTGCAGCAGCATACAAGACATCTGAACCATTTGAGATCATTTGACTAGCCATAGTTGCTCCAAGTTGATCATTACCAAAGTCACCAGCATATTCAATAACAACTTCTATATCAGGATTAATAGATTTTGCCCCTTGTAAGAACCCATTAGCAAATTTATTAATTAATGGAACGTCTGCTCCACCAATAAAACCAAGTTTATTCGTTTTTGTTGCCAACGCCGCTGCCACACCTGCTAAGAAGCTTCCCTCATCTTCTTTAAATGTAATGGATGTTATGTTATCAAGCTCTGAGACAGAGTCTATTAAAATGAATTTTTGTTCTGGATATTTTTGTGCAACCTTTTCTATATCTTCTTGAACCATAAAGCCTAAACCAACGACAACATCGTTTTCAGCTTCAACTAGTTCCGTTAGCCCCTGTTCATATGTTTCGGTCTCACTTAACTCACGATAATCAAATAAAATATTTAATTCATCTCTAGCTTTCATCAAACCATGAAAAGCAGCATCGGAGAAGGATTGGTCTCCCAGCCCTACATCTGAAAGCATAATGCCGATCTTGATTGTGTTTACATCTTCAACTGAGCTTAATTGATCTGTAGAAGTACAACCACCGAGTATTAAAGCTAAAATCAACAAAAAAGAGAATAATATTTTCCTCATTTTTTCACTCCTTATTTTAAATCATATCGATTTTATCGACATGATTCGACTTTAATTTAGCAATTTGTAAGAAGTAAAAATTGTAAGTTTATACTGAAAATAAAAAAAGGCTACTGAATAATTCCAGTAGCCATCCCATCTATTTTCTAGAGGTAAAGTAGGTCCAACCATCCTCTTGATATACTTTTTCTTCCTTCATTAGCTTTCCTAATGCACGTTTGAAAGCACCCTTACTCATTTCAAATCTTGCTTGGATATCTTCACTGTTACTCTTATCCCAATATGGCATCGCACCACCACGACCCTCCATATATTCATAAATAACCTGAGAGTCCTCATCCATGCCTTCATGGGCTCTAGGTAATAATGAAACATTAACTGTTCCATCTTCCTTCACATCGATAATTCTTCCTTCGATCGTTTGTCCTAAACGGGGCTCTACTCTACGCTGAGAATCATGAATAAACCCGATGTACTTTTCTTCAGTTAGCATATATGAACCAATTTTTACGGTTCTATATATAACCCCTCTTACATTTTTATTAAAAGCATTTCTCGATGCTGCCATGGAAAGTTCTTGTATGACAGGATCTGTTGCAAGCTTCGCAAACAAACGACCATTTCGGTCTAGCTTTAGACTACAATAAAGTCGGTCACCCTCAGTTGGCCACACTTCCTCGAACAAGGGTAAATCATCTCTAGACACTAACATATCCTTTGTAAGCCCAATATCAATGAAGACACCTAGTCCTTCATTAACACCCACTACGTCAACCCAATCATAAGTTTCCATAGTAATCTTTGGTGTCTTCATCGTTGCAATAGGTCTACCTTCATGGTCATGGTAGACAAATACCTCTATTTGGTCATCTAAATCGATCTCACCTATTACCTCTTTGTTTGGTAGTAATACCTCTTCGTTTTCATCTGTCACATAAAATCCAAAATCAACTTCTCTATTTACAATTAGAGTTTGAATCATACCTGGATTAATTGCCATTTATGTACCCACCTTTTAATTGATATCCTAGATATCATTGTTTCCATTTCGAACCATTATATCACTATTTTATTCACAAGGTAGTGATATTTAATCTTCTAGGTATGATAACTTGTCTTAAAAGGGTTATATTTTGTACAATATGTTCATAGATGAATACATACGGAGGGGATGAATAAATGTCAAAGGAAAGCTCATTTGATATTGTTTCAAAGGTAGAACTACCAGAGGTCACAAATGCAATAAGCATTGCATTAAAAGAAATACAAACTCGTTATGATTTTAAAGGAAGCAAAAGTGATATTTCATTAGACAAGGAGGAGCTTGTACTTGTTTCTGATGATGAATATAAATTAGAGCAGCTTAAGGATGTACTGATTAGTAAGCTCATTAAAAGAGGAGTTCCCACTAAAAACATCGATTACGGGAAAATTGAAAAAGCTTCAGGTGGAACTGTTCGCCAAAGAGGCAAGCTAGTTCAAGGGATTGATAAAGAAAATGCTAAAAAGATCAATACGTTAATTAAAAACTCTGGTCTAAAAGTGAAAAGCCAAATACAAGATGATCAGATCCGTGTTACCGCTAAGAGCCGTGATGATTTACAGGCGATCATCTCAGCAGTAAAGCAGGCGGATTTAACAGTTGAAGTCCAGTTTATGAACTACCGATAAAACAAAAGACGGAAGCACTAAAATAACAGAGTAGTTTACTCTGTTATTTTTTTGTATATTCGGCATACTAACCCTTAGACGTTAGTAAGGGGGATATTATGAGCAATAATCAAAAACAAACACACCAAACTTTGCCTCCTCAGCATCAGGACCGACAGCCTGGGATAGAATCAGAGATGAATCCTACTCCTGTTTCCGTTGATTCTAGCTATAGAGGGAGCAATAAACTTCAAGGAAAGACAGCCGTGATTACAGGTGGTGACAGTGGTATAGGAAAGTCTGTTGCCATTTACTTTGCAAAAGAAGGCGCAAACGTTGTTATTATTTATTTGGATGAGCACGAGGATGCTAATTCAACAAAACAATTAGTAGAAGCGGAAGGCTCAAAGTGTCTGTTGCTAGCAGGTAATGCTGGTAATGAACATTTTTGTCAGGAAGCTGTGCAACAGACTATACAAACTTTCGGTAGTATAGATATTGTTGTAAACAATGCTGCTGAACAACATCCGCAGAATAGTATTGAGGAAATTACAGCCGAACAACTAGAAAAGACTTTTAGAACCAATGTTTTTTCATATTTTTACTTAACAAAGGCTGCCCTTCCTCATTTAAAAGAAGGAAGCTCCATTATCAATACAACATCCATTACTGCATATGAGGGAAATGAAAAGCTACTTGACTATTCCTCCACAAAAGGAGCAATCGTAACCTTCACACGCTCCTTATCTAAACAATTAATCAATCGTGGCATTCGAGTAAATGGCGTTGCGCCGGGTCCAATTTGGACACCATTAATTCCATCGACTTTCACAAGTGAAGAAGTTGCAAGCTTCGGAGCTAATACACCGATGAAACGTCCTGGACAGCCATGTGAACTAGGTCCAAGCTATGTCTTTTTAGCATCTAACGACTCTTCCTATATGTCTGGACAAATTCTTCATATTAATGGTGGTACCATTGTAAATGGGTAGTTAGTAGATTTCTGAAAATCTACATGGTTCTGGTCCTTCATCTCTAGAATGAAGGATTTTCTTTTCACACAAAAAAAGACGTGAATCTAGTATGATTCACGTCTTTTTCTTTTACTTATGAAGGATTTGTTGACCATAATCCCGCTGATTTAACAAATACTCGACGATTCAACTTTAATTGGGAGACGATTAACTCTGCAAGATCTTCTGGTTGCATGAACTTCTCTAGATTATTTTCACTAATCAAATTAGTATCAAAAGCAAGATCAGTTGCTACCGTGCTTGGCGTTAAAGCACTTACTCGAATATTATGCTTTCTTACCTCTAACATTAGTGACTCCGTTAACCCTAGGACCGCGAATTTAGATGCACTATAAGCACTTGTTACAGGAGCTCCTTTTTGACCTGCTGAAGAGGATATATTAATGATATCTCCTGACTTATTTTCTATCATGTCAGGTAACACCGCTCTTGTCACATTATAAACTCCCATAAGATTTACTTTAATAATGTTTTCCCACTCTTCAGGTGTTAAGTCAAGAAATCCACCAAATTTAGCAGTCCCAGCATTGTTTACTAGTATATCAATAGAGCCTAGGTCTTGTTTAATATGGTCTACTGCACTATGTACTGACTCTAGATCTGCAACATCGGCTACAGCCGCAGAAGCGTCCACATCAAACTCTGACAATTCTGCAACTACCTTTTCTAGATTATTCATAGTCAACCCTACTAATCCAACGTTTACGCCTTCCTTAGCAAGAGCAATAGCAGTTGCCCTTCCAATTCCACGACCTGCACCTGTGATTAGAGCCGTTTTACCTTTTAAATTTTCCACTACTTTTACCTCCAGTTTGATTCATTAGTAATTATGCGATGTATAATATTTTAGTATCAAAGGCTGTATAGTGATACCTCATTAAGACACTAGTTTAGCTTGTCCAATTACTCATCTTTTCCCGCACTTTTTGACTTTCTCTTCACAAGATAAATAAATATCCCAAACGCTGACCAAACTCCAACCATTCCTATAATGAACATCCAGTTAATACCTGTCTGTTCATGTAGCATAAAAATGTTAGCTGTTTCTCTGTCCATTACTAGTAAGTACCTGTCTTCGTTGGCTCGAACGATTTCATCGCTTAAAAGTGCTCGAAGCTCTTGATTCTCACCAATTACTTCGACTGGTATGTCAGCAGTAATCGTTTCACTAGCATTATTGATCGCAATAATAGTAGATTCTTCTTCAAAAGTCCTTTTAAAAACTGCCATACCTTTTTGATTGAAGATCAATTCAAAGTCTCCATGTCGAAGCGAGGAATGGTGTTTTCTGATTTCTGCAAGCTTCGTCATATAATCTACAATTACCTTGTCTGCCCTAAACGCCATCATTCTATGATTGTCAGGAACCTGTCCTCCATCTAAAGCAATTTCCGTACCATAATAAATCATCGGAATTCCTGGCGCTCCATATAGGTAGGTAAGTGCTAGCTTTAGGCGGGTCTCGGGATTTTGCCTCTTTTCGATGAGCTCCCTTGTAAAACGAACAGTCTGGTCATTGTCAATGAAATTTCCAATGACAAACGGATTTTCAAGGGTTGTTTGGTGTTGCTTGGAGATTTGATAAAGCTCGTCCAACGACTGATCAACCTCCCGGAAAGTTGAACTTGCCTCTTCGTAAAAAGAATAATCTCCAGATGCATCTAGTAGGTCATCGTTAACCATACGATCACTAATTAGAAACAGGTCTTCTTTTGATTTCTTTACTTCTGCTGAGAATCTCTCCCAAAATGCTACTGACGGTATATGTGCATTAACTAAGCGGTAGCCATCGATATCTGTTTCAGATACCCACCACTTGGCCATCTCTATAAGATATTGTTCCACCTCTGGAGTTTCATGTAGAAGCTGGGGGATATCCGTTACGAGAACACCATCTTCTCCTGCTTCTGTATACCAGTCAGCTTTTTCAGGGTCAGCCAACCATTCGTGAGTAGTAGCAATGTGAGTGATTGGTAAGTCAACGATGACCTTTATGTTCTTCTCATGAGCAGCCTGAACTAATTGCTTAAATTCCTCTATTGTTCCAAAGTGCTCTTCAGTTTCATAGAAATCTTGAGGCCAATATCCGTGATAACCATCAGTTTCGTTATCTATGATTGGTGATAAAGAAATCGTTGTAAATCCTAGGTCTTTTATATAATCTAGCTTTTCTATTATTCCTTTAAAATCTCCCCCCTGATAAGTGAGTGGGTTTTGAATTGAAACATTGTGGTCATTTGTTACATCTCCATTATAAAAACGATCGATTGTTATTGAATAAATGATTTCATCCTGCCAATTTCGTGCTTCTTCTTCAACCGCCTTCGTTTGGCTTGAAAAAAGAAGAAATGGAATCAGCCACATAAGTATCTTCCTGCTCAACTTTGTTCCTCCCTGTACCGTTCTCTATAAACCTTACTAGAGTAGTCATCTTATTCTAATAATAAACCTATTACCTAAGTGACATTATACATAGAAACGGGGTATTGACCAACTAATAAGGTCAAATCATAAAGTATAAAAAAATACACCACTTTACAGTGATGTATTTTCTTACTTTGTATGAATTTAGTTACTCTTTTACGTTAATGCCATATTCTTTGAACCAAACGTGAATTTGGGCTAAGTGTGCAAGAAGTTGTGGTCCAGTCATAAGCTGGCCAAACCATGGCACAGTAAATGCTTTCCCTTCAGTTGCTACTATTTCCTTTAACTTCTTTTCATCAAAGAAATGATAAAGAGCAGAGGACTTATCTTGTAATATACTCTCCATCCAACCTTTTACTGCTTTCGTGTAATTCGGGTTGTGAGTTTTTGGATAAGGACTCTTCTTTCGATACAGGACATCATGAGGTAAAGTGCCTTCAAGTGCCTTACGAAGAATTCCCTTCTCACGCCCCTCATGCATTTTCATCTCCCAAGGAATATTCCAAACATATTCTACTAAGCGATGGTCTGCAAAAGGAACACGTACCTCAAGGCTTGCTCCCATACTCATCCGATCCTTACGATCTAGTAATGTGGTCATAAACCAAAGCATATTTAAATAGAATAATTGTCTACGCTGAGCCTCTTGTGGAGTCTCACCATCAAGAAGCGGTGTCTCTTTTACGGTTTCATCATAGCGATCTTGAACGTATTGATTTAAGTTAAGTTTCTTTCTCCAATGTGATTGAAGAAGACCTTCTCTAAGCTCAGTAGACCTCATCCAAGGAAATGCACTTGATGCTAAATCCTCTGGACGATGAAACCAAGGGTATCCACCAAAGATTTCATCTGCACACTCTCCGGAAAGTCCTACTACAAAATCCTTTTTTATTTCCTTACAAAACCACAAAAGTGATGAATCTACATCTGCCATTCCCGGTAAGTCACGAGCTAATACGGAGTCAGTTAAATGATTAACTAACTGGTCTGTTGTGATCACAGAGTTATGGTGTACCGTACTAAATGTGTCAGACATTAACTGAATCCATGGTTGATCAGAATTTGGTTGAAATTCATTTGCTTCAAAGTATTTATCATTATCCTCATAGTCAATCGAGTAAGTGTGAAGTGGACCTTTGCCCTCTTTTTCAAAGGCATTTGAAGCAATTGCTGTAATAGCACTTGAGTCTACTCCGCCTGATAAAAAGGTCATGACTGGAACATCAGACACAAGCTGTCTCGTTACCGCATCTGTGAATAAGAACCTTACTTTTTCCGCAGTTTCCTCAACACTCTCGTGATGTGGTTTACTTTCTACATTCCAATATCTCCAAATTTTCAAACCATTTTTAGAGAAGCTCAAAGAGTGTGCTGGACGCAATTCCTTTACACCGTTAAAAACCCCATGCCCCGGTGAACGCGATGGACCTAATCCAAATACCTCCGATAAACCATCTAATCCAACCTCAGCTTTTACAGAAGGGTGAGCAAGGATTGCCTTTAACTCTGAACCGAAAATCAAATGGCCATCCTGTTCATAATAAAATAATGGCTTCACTCCTAAACGATCTCTACCAATAAACAGCTTTTCATTCTGTTCATCCCATACTGCAAATGCAAAAATTCCATTTAAGTATTCAACACATTGCTCTCCCCACTCTATAAAGGAAGTGAGCAAAACCTCAGTATCTGAATGAGATTGAAACGTATACCCTTTAGAAAGTAGTTCCTTTCTTATATCCTCTGTGTTGTATAACTCTCCGTTATAACAAATCGTATAAGACTGCTCGCCCTTTTTCCTACTCATTGGCTGTTTTCCGCCTGCAGGATCGACAACAATTAATCGTTTATGTCCAAAGGCTGCATGCCTTTTCACCCATACATTTGTATCATCTGGGCCACGAAGGGCTAAGGATTCAGCCATTTTTTTGACCGTATTCACTTCATTTTCTAATGATTGTTTATAGGATACCCATCCTGTAATTCCACACATGGTGTCATCATCCTCTCTATCGTTTCTTAGTCAAACGATGTCAAACACTCCTTCCATTCTATGCAGTAATTTTCAAAAGGATTCTTTAGGCGAGTGATGTAGGG
This genomic interval carries:
- a CDS encoding BMP family lipoprotein gives rise to the protein MRKILFSFLLILALILGGCTSTDQLSSVEDVNTIKIGIMLSDVGLGDQSFSDAAFHGLMKARDELNILFDYRELSETETYEQGLTELVEAENDVVVGLGFMVQEDIEKVAQKYPEQKFILIDSVSELDNITSITFKEDEGSFLAGVAAALATKTNKLGFIGGADVPLINKFANGFLQGAKSINPDIEVVIEYAGDFGNDQLGATMASQMISNGSDVLYAAAGFTGVGVLREAQNKGIYAIGVDSDQYFYAEKAVITSMLKNVDVALYQVISTFVENGELPTGHVELGLKENGVDLAPIRIIPFTEQQLNIIETNKENIKSGTITVTE
- a CDS encoding S1 RNA-binding domain-containing protein, with product MAINPGMIQTLIVNREVDFGFYVTDENEEVLLPNKEVIGEIDLDDQIEVFVYHDHEGRPIATMKTPKITMETYDWVDVVGVNEGLGVFIDIGLTKDMLVSRDDLPLFEEVWPTEGDRLYCSLKLDRNGRLFAKLATDPVIQELSMAASRNAFNKNVRGVIYRTVKIGSYMLTEEKYIGFIHDSQRRVEPRLGQTIEGRIIDVKEDGTVNVSLLPRAHEGMDEDSQVIYEYMEGRGGAMPYWDKSNSEDIQARFEMSKGAFKRALGKLMKEEKVYQEDGWTYFTSRK
- a CDS encoding YajQ family cyclic di-GMP-binding protein, which encodes MSKESSFDIVSKVELPEVTNAISIALKEIQTRYDFKGSKSDISLDKEELVLVSDDEYKLEQLKDVLISKLIKRGVPTKNIDYGKIEKASGGTVRQRGKLVQGIDKENAKKINTLIKNSGLKVKSQIQDDQIRVTAKSRDDLQAIISAVKQADLTVEVQFMNYR
- a CDS encoding SDR family oxidoreductase, whose protein sequence is MSNNQKQTHQTLPPQHQDRQPGIESEMNPTPVSVDSSYRGSNKLQGKTAVITGGDSGIGKSVAIYFAKEGANVVIIYLDEHEDANSTKQLVEAEGSKCLLLAGNAGNEHFCQEAVQQTIQTFGSIDIVVNNAAEQHPQNSIEEITAEQLEKTFRTNVFSYFYLTKAALPHLKEGSSIINTTSITAYEGNEKLLDYSSTKGAIVTFTRSLSKQLINRGIRVNGVAPGPIWTPLIPSTFTSEEVASFGANTPMKRPGQPCELGPSYVFLASNDSSYMSGQILHINGGTIVNG
- a CDS encoding 3-ketoacyl-ACP reductase; this translates as MENLKGKTALITGAGRGIGRATAIALAKEGVNVGLVGLTMNNLEKVVAELSEFDVDASAAVADVADLESVHSAVDHIKQDLGSIDILVNNAGTAKFGGFLDLTPEEWENIIKVNLMGVYNVTRAVLPDMIENKSGDIINISSSAGQKGAPVTSAYSASKFAVLGLTESLMLEVRKHNIRVSALTPSTVATDLAFDTNLISENNLEKFMQPEDLAELIVSQLKLNRRVFVKSAGLWSTNPS
- a CDS encoding alpha-amylase family glycosyl hydrolase, which encodes MSRKILMWLIPFLLFSSQTKAVEEEARNWQDEIIYSITIDRFYNGDVTNDHNVSIQNPLTYQGGDFKGIIEKLDYIKDLGFTTISLSPIIDNETDGYHGYWPQDFYETEEHFGTIEEFKQLVQAAHEKNIKVIVDLPITHIATTHEWLADPEKADWYTEAGEDGVLVTDIPQLLHETPEVEQYLIEMAKWWVSETDIDGYRLVNAHIPSVAFWERFSAEVKKSKEDLFLISDRMVNDDLLDASGDYSFYEEASSTFREVDQSLDELYQISKQHQTTLENPFVIGNFIDNDQTVRFTRELIEKRQNPETRLKLALTYLYGAPGIPMIYYGTEIALDGGQVPDNHRMMAFRADKVIVDYMTKLAEIRKHHSSLRHGDFELIFNQKGMAVFKRTFEEESTIIAINNASETITADIPVEVIGENQELRALLSDEIVRANEDRYLLVMDRETANIFMLHEQTGINWMFIIGMVGVWSAFGIFIYLVKRKSKSAGKDE
- the asnB gene encoding asparagine synthase (glutamine-hydrolyzing); the encoded protein is MCGITGWVSYKQSLENEVNTVKKMAESLALRGPDDTNVWVKRHAAFGHKRLIVVDPAGGKQPMSRKKGEQSYTICYNGELYNTEDIRKELLSKGYTFQSHSDTEVLLTSFIEWGEQCVEYLNGIFAFAVWDEQNEKLFIGRDRLGVKPLFYYEQDGHLIFGSELKAILAHPSVKAEVGLDGLSEVFGLGPSRSPGHGVFNGVKELRPAHSLSFSKNGLKIWRYWNVESKPHHESVEETAEKVRFLFTDAVTRQLVSDVPVMTFLSGGVDSSAITAIASNAFEKEGKGPLHTYSIDYEDNDKYFEANEFQPNSDQPWIQLMSDTFSTVHHNSVITTDQLVNHLTDSVLARDLPGMADVDSSLLWFCKEIKKDFVVGLSGECADEIFGGYPWFHRPEDLASSAFPWMRSTELREGLLQSHWRKKLNLNQYVQDRYDETVKETPLLDGETPQEAQRRQLFYLNMLWFMTTLLDRKDRMSMGASLEVRVPFADHRLVEYVWNIPWEMKMHEGREKGILRKALEGTLPHDVLYRKKSPYPKTHNPNYTKAVKGWMESILQDKSSALYHFFDEKKLKEIVATEGKAFTVPWFGQLMTGPQLLAHLAQIHVWFKEYGINVKE